The nucleotide window CTCCCAACTTCCCTCGTATCCTCGCCATCCTCACTATTCCCAAAACATCACCGTACTACGCTACATTTGCTCCTCTTATAAAGAACGCTCAGCCTATCCCCCGATCATACATTGTCACTTCCATTTCACCTGCCAAGGACAAGTCTCTTGTCCTCCTTGGTGACATCGCCTCCATGGTCCAACAAGCGATCAAGGAAGATGTCGTGCACCATGCTTTGCTTACATTTTGGACGGCCACAATGGTTGACTTATTGGAGGGAGCCAGACATGGAAAGGGTGCCAACGAGGGTGTTGTGAAGCAACTCGTCGAGAGCTTTGTGACCCTGCTTGAAACACCCAAGGCAGGCGAAGACGTGAATGTGAGTAACCTCTGGTGCTGGTACAGAGTCAAGATTTCTGACCTTCTGATTGCAGGCTGCCGTTTATCCTCCTCTCGTTCTCCTCACTCGCACAGTTCCTCTTGCCGACGAACCTTTCCTCGCCATCgtatcttctcttcttacACCGGGTACTGGTTCCAATCCTTCACAGCGTATGCTCACTCTTCTTGTGATTCTCAACGACCGTCCAGTCTGGTCTCTTGGTCTTGGCGAGCATGCCACTGAGAATTTGGCCAAAGTCAGCCAGTTGGGTGAGATCCTCGTTGCCGCCATGAACAAGTATAAGTTTGAAAAGGCGCTCAATATCGTGGTTAAGAGTATGCTCGAGAAGCCCGGTTTGCACGCCAGGGCTCTTGCTACTGTCCTTGAGCACGAatctcttcccatctcTGTTACAGAGCTTGCCTCTACAAATCTTTTGCAGCTTGGTTCATCTACTGACTCCGAAAAAGTCAAGGCTGCCTGCAAATCACTCTTAACCAACTTGCGAGAACGTCACCCTTCGATCGTGGACACTGCGTTCCTCGAAGCTTCTGCATCCTTGGAGATTGATGCTCATCCTGTCGATCATGATCTTGTGCAAAAACCCACCGAAGAGGTTGCTTTCCTTGATGTGTACGCTGCCGATATTTCTAGTCGAGTGGCTGGTGTCAAGTCAGTCATCGAGATGGCCAAGAAGGGCGAAGAAATTGAGAGCTCCATTACTGCTCTTGAAGCGAGATTGAGTGATGCCGATGAGAATGTTCTGAACGCGCTTTATGAAGAGCCCAAGGCGTTATTGGAGATCTTGCCTGTCGAAAAGTATATTGCCGGCGTCAAGCCTGTTTTCTGGGCCGTTTCCCCTATCCCTCGCATTATTGGACTTCATCTCGATTTCATCTCCCAACATCTCCTCGCCTCCCACCCTGAGGCTGGAAAACAAATTTACGAGtccctccttttccccaCTTTCCTCTCAACCGAAAAACGTCAACCTCTTACTAAGAGTCAGGCATTGAAGCTGCTCAACGGTGGGTTCAAAAAAATGGACAAATTGAACAAAATCGGCCCTGAGATTGGTAAGGCAAGGGAGGAAGGTATGAAGGGTGCACAAAGGGGAAATTTGGTTATTGCCAGGGCTTTGGCAGGTAGGCCAAAATTATTCATTTATGGTGGCCAGCCGCTGACAGTCTTACAGACGCCACTGTGGCCTCATCCACCTTTGAAATTGATGTTTCTTTTCTCATTGCACAGCTCGACTCTACCACTTCTTCGGCGCGCCTTCTTGCTtatctcatcctccattcTCTCGTCATTGCCCTCTGTGGCCCCCGTCAACTTTCGACTTGTCTCTCTATTCTCAAGTATCTCTCTCCTCGACTGGCTGGTCACTCTTTGAGGGACCTTAAGCACGCGGATGAGAACGTCAATACTGTATATATGGAAAGCGTCTACAAAAAGACTGAGGAGACTCGCACAACTCTGCGAGCGACTGTCAGCATCTTGGCAGCTATGAGCAAGGTTACCAAACCTGGTGGCCAGATCGTCTGGTTGTCCGGAGAGAGCAAAATGAAGGATGCTTCTTACACGACTTTCGCCCAGCAAATCTACCTTTGGGCGAACACTGCTATTCTTCCTGCTAATGTTGCCCAGTCTCTTCTCCGCTCTCTTCTCACGCAGCTCGGCGAAGAAGCCCTTTTGTTCTTGTCTTCTGTCTGGACTTCTTCCAATTCTCCCGCCCCTTTGCGCACTTCAGCGCTCAAGCATGCCCTTGCCTTCATCCACGCCTATGCTACCCTTCCTACTAGCCCCGCTGCTCAAGGTCAACCCGTGGATTTCCAAGTGATTTTGCCTCAGATTCTGATTGCTTTGCAGGACAGCGATAAGGATGTTAGACGGGTGGCGGTTGATGTTTTAAGAAGCGTGGAGGGCGGTGAGGGAATGGGTGATGTTTACGCTTTGGATACTGTTTACGGCGACCGATCTGGTAAGCTTGTTCTCCGGCGCCTGTCATTGTGAGAGAAGTTCTAACTGATTCATTTTACAGAAATGACTCAACTCCTTAAGTCAATTGACAGGAAGAAATACATCGAAACACTCGTTGAGGTCGCTGAAGAATTTGTCATTGACCCTCTGAGGTTGAAAGCTTTCCACACTGAAGTGCTCAACATGCAGTCCGGCAAGAATAGGAAAGAGTCTGCCCACCGTCGAGCGATTATTGGATTCCTCATGTCTCATGTTGCCTCTTACCGAGCTATCCACGCTCGTCTTGTTCTCTTATCCCTCCTTTCTGATGTACACGACACTTCTATTTTGCGAAGCGCtatccctcttctcgctAGCCTCTTAGACGATAAGTCCGAGGAAAGTATCTGGTTGAGCAGCACGCCTGACGGACAGCAAGGTCTGTACTTGCAGGCTTTGATGGGCAGCTTGAAGGTGCAGAGCATCAGCGTTCTTGGTGAACCtggtggagaagggtgGGAGTTCCTTCTCAACTTGCTGGATGCCTCGAAGTCATCTCGTAAGTCTTTAACATTACTCCATGCATTCGTCTGGCTAACACTACTGTGAAGGTTTCATCGCCCGACTTCGAATCCTTTCTTTCAAATCCATGGTTGGCGGTGTTTTCTCTGCCCTTGGGCCTCAGCAGCAGATTGAATATATCACTGTTCTTATACAGTGTATCCATGCTCTCCCTACTGACGATGCTCTTGATACTGTCAAGGTGCTTGAGAAGCTCGATATTCAGCCGAGCATTCTCATTGAGTTGATTGAGCATTTATCTGATCCTTTGGAGATGAGTGTCAATaggaagaggcagaggcaGGATGCTGCGTACGTACTGGTCTCATTATGTTTTACATTTCCAACTGATAATCGTTGCAGAGATGATGACAAGCCTACACAGGCAGTACATGAACTCACTACACTTGTTGACTCTCGCAACTGGCCTTCCATTCCCACCAGTGCTTCTCTTGTAGCATCTCTCATGTCTATTCTTTCGGCTCTCCTCACCAAGCggctcatcatcaaggaAGGTATTGATTATCTCGAACAGGAAGTTCTCGGTGCAATCCTTGCTTTGGTTGAACGAATTACCGACGCCCAGGAGATCCAGAGGGCTCATGTCGGTATCGAGGTGGTCATCAAGGTCATAAGAGCCTCTACCAACCCTCGAACTGCTCAACGAGCATTGCTTGTTGCGTCTGAGTTGGCTAGGCTTATCCCTGATGCTGTGTTGCATAACGTCATGCCCATCTTTACCTTCATGGGTGCAAGCGATTTCCAGAGGGATGATGCGTACACCTTTGGTGTGGTCGAAAAGGTGAGTGTTCAGTGACGAATGTCTTCAAGGTATTTTGCTGAATATATTATAGACTGTTTCTAGGATCGTCCCTGTCATGACCGAGTCTCTTAAGGAGAAGGCGCAGAGCAGCTTGGAACTCTATACTGAGTCTCTGACTTTCTTGAGTATCTTCACTGACATGGCTGGCCGTCTGCCTCGCCACCGCACCCTTCCGTACGTTGGTCACGGTAGAACTTTGAAGACTATAGCTCATACATCATTCACAGCTTCTTCGTCCACCTTGTCAAATCTCTCGGCGCTTCCGATTACCTCGCCCCCGTCTGCATGCTTCTTGTTGATCGCGCGACGACTAAGGCCGGCAGGAATAAGGAGTCGGTGTCTAATGTCCTTGAGCTTCCTGCCAACTTGGCCGCGGCCTTCCACGTTTCTGTGAAGACTGAAGCGCTTGGCGAAATCGTGCAGGAGCTGGCTAGGTTGATTGGTGACCTCAGCAAGACCGATAAGGAGGCATTCTTGAGCCAAACGTATGTCTAAATTGATAGTTCCAAAGGCCAGTTGAACAGAAGCTGACTCGAATGGTAGTATCTCGGAAAACGATGCGACCGATCGTCCCCTCCGCCAGGTCACATACATCCTTTCgttcctctcctctctaCTCGGTCAACTACGAGGCAAAGCTTGCTCTCAAGCCACCGTACAATCTGTTGTTCGTCAGCTCATCGTGCTTACCGCTTCAACATCTCAGCCTGTTATGGCGACTACCGACATCCCCGCCAATTTACATAAAGCCCTTGCCAGCACCATGCTTCTCCTTTCCGCAGATAACTTCTTGGGGGTCACTGCGGAGTTGCTCAGTGGCGGCTCAGAGCAAGATATCGTCATGTCTCTTGGTGTCTTTGCCGAGCGCCTTCCTCTCATTAAGTCCGAAGTCCGCTTGCGCTGCACTAAGATTATCGCTGAAATCCTCAAGAAGATCGGTGGTTTGCTGGCTGCGCCTGGAGCCACTGTCAGTGCAGCTTTGGAGGCTGTCAAATCTGTAACTAAGACTGCGATTGCTCAAGAGGATGGCGCCCTGGCCAGCGTTTTACCTGCCATCGTAGGCTGTGTTGGAAAGGTCAAAGAGAgtgctgttgttgttgctgcgTTGTCGTTGATCGAATTATTAATGTAAGTGAATTCTTGTTTAGTCCATGACCGAAAGTTAAAATTATTATAGTCGACGTCTGGCCGCACGAACAATTCCCATTATCCAGTCCATCTTAGACACTTCCCTCGACCTTATTAAATCTACTAAGTCGGCTGCTGCAGTTACCAACCGTGCCTTTGTCACCCTTTCTTCTGTCATTGAGACCATCCCTACCTTCGTTTCCTCCAAGCAGCTCAGTGCTATTCTTATCACTACCATCGATTATCGAACGGTCGAAGAAACAAgcccctcctccttgtTCACCACACTTGCCAAGCAAATTCGCACGAAGTCTCTTTTCCCTGTCCTCATAGACGTTTGGAAGACAGCGCAAGAAAAGGGCAGCGACAGTGAAATGAAGGGTTTCTTTGAAATGTTAAGGTTGACGTTGAAGAATGCGACAAGGGAAGATTTGCCTAGCATGCTCAAGCCTGTTTTTGCTTTCTTCTTGGATGTGTTCGACTTGAGGCATCGATTGCAACTCAAGGGTGTTGATACAAAGGTTATCAACGACGTGGAAGAGTCTGCTATCGGATCTTTCCTCGAGTTGGTTACTAAGCTCAACGAGCCTACATTCAAGCCATTGTTCATCAGGCTGTATGACTGGGCCGTCATTGACTTGGCCGAGGGCAAGAACGTCGACAATGAGCGTTTGACTGAAAGGAAGATTGTGCTCCTCCACGTGATGATGGGCCTGCTTACTAAGTTCAAGAACCTTCTCTCACCCTATATGGGCACACTTCTCCCCCACATTCAAGAGCTTCTTCCCGCTTTTGCGACTGGCTCCATTCGCTCAGAGCCTCTCTGGACTCTTCTCCTTAACGTCCTTGGCAAATCCTTCGAAGTCGACTCTGGCGCCTTCTGGACTGACGCTTTGGAGATTGAGCTCCTTCCTCAGCTTGTCGCGCAAGttccccttttcctttccattgctccttcttcccagaACCCTCGGCCCATCTCCAGCTGTTTGGCGAGCCTTGCTGGCAGTACCACTGCTGAAAACGTCTTGAGACGTCTCAACACCGCAGTGTGCCTTGCTACTAGGTCTGACGACTCGAAGGCAAGGTTGGCCGCCCTTGATGCTCTCGATGCCATTTGGGACGCTCAGGCAGAGGAGATGGTAGGTTTGGTGCCAGAAACTGTAAGCGAGTTCCTGGCGGAGttgttggaagatgagagcAAGGACGTGGAAATTGCGGCGCGTGTTGTGTTGGCCAAAATTGAAAAGGTGACAGGTAGTTTGACGGAATATCTCGAGTAGTGATTGTGTTGTCAAGTGTTTATGATAGACCGTAATAAAATGCATAGAACAGTATTCTCAAATATACAACAACACATCTACACATATCTGGTATGGTTGAGTCATTCTGTGATAGTATCAAAAGCTCGAAAATGTGCAGCAGTCACTACCAACCTCCGCCCCCGACTGCCAGTCTTCTGTACTCGACCAATTCGCATTTAGCACTCGTCTTTCCATCTTCGCCGCCGGACAAGCTTTCACCGCGTCCAGCACCTTCGGGAATCTTCAGTCGATACCAATCACCTGAATAAGTGATAGCTATCAACTGCATCTGTTTCTCCATTCGCTTCTGAAAGGGAGCATGCAATGAAGTTCGTTGAGGAGGGTGGCCCTTCAGTCTCACATGCGGACCCCCAGACATACGTCCCCGACCTCGACCGAGCATCATCCCACCTGGCGTGGGGGTCTCTACCCGTTGAGAAGGGGTCGCTGTGCGACTCGTGCCCTCCGAACCAAATGACATGCGTTCCTCGCGAGTGCCCATGGGGAGGCCACCCATCGTTGACATATTGGATGACGATCGGTATTGCGCTTTAAAGTCTTCTTTGGTTCGATCCTTGTCATCCAATTTGTGATCTTCTACGGCTACATCGACTTCGATCCACTCCACAATAAATCTTTCGCCTCTCTCGCCATCCAATTCTACAGCCTCTTTCATGGCCATTGAAGGTACACCAGCAGCCCCCAAAGCTGCACTGAATGCATGAGGGTTTTTGCGAGGAAGTCGATACTGGGCCGTAGAAGTGATGGAAGAAAAGTATTTGGGTAATGGGAGGTTGCGAGAGAGTATGTTCGTCAAAGAAGGGCTCGGTGGAGTTGACCTAAAGGAACGGTCAGCACGAGAATCTAATTCTGGTATACCGTGACTTGCGGCCTCGATCCATTTTGTCCTGCCTTACTTCCTTCGCCTCCCCACACATGAATTGTTCCTTTATCACTCCATCCTGCTACCCTTGCACCCTTCCCATCTCGCTCAAAGGTGGCACCCCACATCTCAGCTGGATCAACGCCTCTTCGCAGTTCCCTTTCCAGCCTCCCTCTTGACGTATCCCATATTCGAAGCAAGGTGCCCCGCTCAGAAGTGGTAATGATGTGAGATCCTGACGGGCTGATGCCTAACGTTGAAAGTGGATGGGTGTGAGCAAGGATGATTGGAGATCGGAAAGTAGTCTGAGATGTAACTAATGCACGAGTAGGTGAACcaggggaggaaggagatggacaGGGGGGAAGTGGGACCAGCTGAACATGGCCAGGCTGACGGCCTGGGAGTGCTAACAATGTAGATCCTGGTGCAGTTGCTATGGCCATAAGACCTTTTCACATTATCAGCGTCAGTCAACTTCATCATATGACTTACCTTGTTCATTCTTGGCAGTTTCCCACTCGCCAAATTTCGTGATCCAAAACCCATCGCTCTCCCTGTCCGTCATTTTGCTTTTACCTTTGCCCACATCATCCGCGCTCAAGCCATACTCAAACGCAACAACCTTTCTGAGAAGAGAAACACAGATCATTCCTCGTCGAGCGACTACACCACGTATTCGTTCGCTGAAGTTAAAAAAATCAGCGAATGGTCTACTCAGGCATTCATTAGCGACACACCCAAACTCGATTTCCGCAACAGCCTCTCCGAGCTTGTCATTGTAAATCACTACTTTATTGGGGGCATATAGAGGTGCCGTCCCTCCTGCTTGGAGCACTAGTAATGGTGCATGGGGAAGAATCACCGCTAGAGCAAGGCTTCCTGGGAGCACTACGGACAAAATTAGCGACCGGTTCTGCGCTCGTATATTCACACAACCTCGCCACCGGCCACATTATATCACGAAGGAGACGGTTGTTCAACTGACCTCTCCGTCTGACTAGACCTAAAGGCCAGGTCTTCCATATTTCATAGCCCTTTTCCGCTGCGACGGCAAAGAAACGCCCATCCGGAGAGAAGGTGATTGAATGGATAGGAGGCGGAACGAGAGTGGAGACGGAGTAGCGGCCGAGCTGCATAATTGATAGGTTATTCTGTGACACTATCTGGGATACCTCATGGCCCGGGGTATAATAGCTGGTGGAGCAGGCGTGATACAATTGAGTGGAAAGATAAAATAGTGGAGATGCAGATGCAAGATGAATGGTATAGACATGTTCGGACGAGGTCCGATGGATCAGTCTCAGGGGACTTATCAACCAAGCCGACATCACGTGACCATTCCCTTCAATGCTTTTCCTCGCTCCTTCTGTTGTCGACCATCGATTCTCGAACTCTCATATCCGCTCAAAAATCTCACACTTCCACGTCCTATAAATCCATATACAACTGTTCGGCAATCCATAAACATAAGCCGACCCATAATTGCCGCCACTACCACCGTTTTCTAAACAACTATTGCCCTTTAATTTCAACCCTTAATCTCGAAGGCAACAACAATGTCTGACGACGAGCGAATGGACACTGGCGATTTCGAAGGAGGTGACTACGAGCAGGACTACGTGGACCCTGATACTCTCAAGTGAGTTTGACATCTTATGTCTCTACTGGGAAGTTTGAGTAAAGGGATTGAGCGAGGGTTTGCAATGTCCGGTATGAAAATGGCGGAGAAACGTGGTGATGGGCGGGGTTTGCTGAAATGTCGATACGGAGGAAGCAGGAAGGTGGGAATAGATCTAGCTGCTGACATATTTCGAAAGCtacgaggatgaagaaaatgCCGAGGGAGAGGCCGCCGCCAACGGTGAGATCGATGAAACTATGATCATTGTAAGTTCCTTAGGTTGGATACATGAAATGCATTCCGTTGGCATGGGATGTATCGACTAAAAATATATTTAGGAATCAGGTGCTCTGGAAGGCGATCGTCCCCGAACAGGAAAGGCTGCCAAGCCGAACGAGATTCGAGTGACGACCCCTTATATGACAAAGTACGAGCGGGCAAGAGTATTGGGTACCAGGGCTTTGCAGATTAGGTATGTTACGTCTTCGTGCTGTAACCCATAGCCTATAGGCAGGAGTTGTCCGTGCTAACCGGGACTTCCAGTATGAACGCCCCCGTTCTTGTGCCCGTGGAAGGAGAATCAGACCCTCTTGAGATTGCGATCAAAGAACTTGCTGCGAAGAAGATCCCCCTCGTCATACGGCGATACCTTCCTGGTAAGTCTTCCGCCGCATATTTAGGTGGGTTTAGAGAATAAAAACTGAGGCTACGATCCAGACAACTCATTCGAGGACTGGAAGGTTGAGGAGCTTATTGTTCAGGAATAACCGAAATGTCGCTCGCTTTGTCTGTAATCACTAAAAGAATACTTACCCACCAACTCTTTTGGTATCTTTAGCTTTCCTCAATGCATATTTTAGATATACGATGGTTTCCATGATCCGGAAAACGTTGTACTTCACACCCGATGATGTGCGAGTACTCAACGCTTGGACAGCCATTGTTGATTTGTTTGGTTCGTCGATAACAGGAGACAAACCTagaagaatggagaaaTGGTGGAAAATGATGAAAGTACAGATAAGTGCATTAGAGACAATCTCGAAACCTGCATGTCACACGGCACCACGACAAACTTTGGCCTCCCACAGGATATGCATCCGCAAATTTGTATACACATAGTAACAACAAAATATCGACAAGAAGACACACCTGCGGCAACAGCTGATCcaaagggaagaggagattaAGGTGCCTAGAGCCAGCAAGTTGCAGCAATGGCAAGAGGATTATTGAAAATATATATGTACGAGAAACCAGCTCTCGAACAGTCGAAATTCCTCCGTAAACGAAGCACAAGGGCAACAATTACACTCGCAAACAACCCCTGATCATTGCGTCCGAGCATGGCAAATGCCTAAAGTGGTCTGGGGCCTTAGGGTTTAAGCAAGGACAGTTAGAGTCCAGTCCTTGAAATACAAGCTCTGGTCCTTGGGAGAAGCCCAGTCAGAAGTGTGACCGCCCTGTTATTCGTGGGTCAGACTACAGATTCCCATTGTCGAACAGATAGAATCAACTTACAAAAAAGGTCTGAGCCATGATACCATAGATTTTGGTGCCCGCCACCGTGGCAAAAGTGACGCCAGTAATGTTGATCTTGCTCTCGCCATCAACAATTAATTCTTGTTCGCCATTAGCTTGTCCAACATCATTGAGCTTGACTCGGATAGCAACGGTCTGCCATCGGCCGGTAGCCCAGGTAAATGCTCCTCGGTCAACTAAGCGGCGATTAGTACTGAAACGTGGTAGGATGCACATGATTCTTACTGGACTCGCCGTAACCGTCGTCGGTACCGGTGTAAGAAACGGGCAAGTAGTCGTAAATTTCACCAGCACCTTCAGTCCTCCACATCAACCTCGCTGAGAAACAACTTTCCCTGTCAGTCTCTCGACCGCCACTGCAGCTCTTAGCCTCTGACAAGCTAGTTCCACCGTATAGGCCGGGCATTTTTCCACCCCTGTTGAAGCCAAAGCCTTCCTCAAAGAACACAGAATAAGAAAGCGAGACTTCACTAGCACTGTCAACCTCGACGCCAGAGTGATCACCTGCAGTATAGAAAGAGAAACCAGAGTTGCTAAGACCATAAGAACCAGCAGGGTAGGTGGCCTGGAGAGCTGAGGTACCATCGGGAGCGTTACCAATTGTTGGAAGTTCACCGTCAGTTAAAGGATTAAGGGCAGCGTCGTCTACATGGTTCATTAGCAGGATGAGAAGCAAAGAAACGAATAAACACACAAGATAGGAGACCATCAGAAGTAGTCCAACTGGAAACACCGCGACcccaaggaagaaggccgCTGGAAAGCTCAGACATAGAGGAGTTGGCCGCTGAGGAGGTGGCCGAGGCAGACGCACTGACAACGCTGGTAGGAGCAGTGGTAGCAGAATCGGGGGCAGTATAAGTGGTGAGAATGTCGATGGAGGTATCAATTGAAATGGCAGCAGAGTCAGAGAGACTGACAGAGATTTCAGGCGACAAAGCATCGGCAACAGCAGAGGCAGAATCAGTGATAGTGGAGCTCTcagcagaagaagtggTAGTAGGAGCGTAGTTGGTGACGTGTACTGCgccagaagaggaagatgacacCGCGCTGGACTCGGCCTGCGAGTTAGCGCCAGCAGTAGCAGCGTTGGCAACTGCTCCAAGAGAACCGGACAAGATGGCTGTGCTGGAAGCGGCTTCTTCGCTCACAGAGGATGAAGCAGCAGTAGCAGCGGCATCAAGTCCAGTCGTTTTAGCCTTGCAtgacctcttcctcttcttcttttcgcCGTCACGCCTCTGAGTAGTCTCCTTCTTACGCCTTACGAGCTTTTGGCCAGCCTCACTGTAATGTCTAGGAGCACGACGGCGCAAGCCGGATGTGTGAGCCCTGGATTGCAAGCCACTGTGGCCTTGCGCTGTATCGGCCCTGGAGGAGAGCGCATCGGCGGCGCGTTCGTACCACGATCGGGACTCGAGAGCGACATCATCCGAGACGGCGTAAGCGCTagaaagagggaaggaggcGAGAAGGGGGAGGATAGCAATGATGGACCTGAGCATGGTTGCTTGTTTACTGGGTGGATAGTTGTAATGCGCTCTGCGCGATCGTGTCTATACTGGCGCTCGTAAAGAAGGACGGGCTATCACCTGGATTTACCCGGAAATGCTGAAGAAGCCGTGGTTACCGCGCTGGAGGATGGCGGATGGATAAAGGTGGGTGGAGGGAAggtgagaaggagaggaagcaAAAATGGGAGGCGTATGTgcgaggaaggaaggacaATTGACGGAGAGAGGTGACCAAACGGACCGTGCTTGCTTTTTTTTAATGGGCATTGTTACCATTAAACGCGTCGCGTTATTTCGTTTCCTGGCCCTGAGATGTCCCTACTGTCGGATCATTCAGGGATCTTAAGCTCAACCAACACGTGGCATCCCTCGGCTCAGTTGCCATCACCCTGGGTTTGTGCCAAGGTACTTCCGGCTGCGCGACTTGCGGTTCGCAGCCACCGAACAAGAATAGGTTGTCGCTTTCGTTCCGCGTTCACCGTTTAACTCTATACTAGCACGGATTTTCTCTCATGTCGACGAGACGCGATCCGTTGATTGACGACCACagttgaagaagctcaTCCCTGCTCCAATGGAGCGTTCGTAACGTGAGCTGTTTTCAGACGGCACCGTGGGTGCCTTGTCACACGGCGTAAAGAACCGAAAATCTTTAAATATTACAACAAACCAATTCGCGTTGATAGAAGCAGCTGAAAAGAGAGATGATTTGCTGAAACGAAGATCCGTGTTTCCGTTCAATGGTATATAGCACTTTCTCCAACATGGTCTTTTTTGGTTcccttcaatctcctcattGCTCTTCTCCCTTGTGACCCAACTCTTCTCGTTTTCTTACGATTCAAATGCACTGACCAAGTTTCCTTTATAATAATGCATATgcttttctctctttcttttcttttccatgCGAGACTTGTCTCGTGCATGAAAACACGAATATACATTTTTCATTGCTGATTAGGGGACCAGATCGGAAAAGCCCAGACGTACGTCTGCTTCACTTTTTCGATTTTTCGCCCGCCTTTCTGACGTTATCTGATAGGCGGCGGGATCACCGTCTCGCTCAATAACGACAGCAGCCGACATCCGAAAGATAAGTGAGCGCGGTGTTGCCAAGAAAAACACCCTTGAATGTCATTGttgaaaagagaagagattggGTATCGAGCCCTGCTCCATGAAGTCATCGAGTCTTGTCCTGGTTCAAGGCCCTACTACCGACTTGATTCATTTGAGACGAGGGAAACaaaaaggagaagcaaAAGACTGCTGGTTGCGGTAGCGAAGGAAGGAAGCCGCGTCCGTGAGTAGTCATCATGTTTTGATCATTCGCTCTTCATTCAACAGTGTCCTTGGTATATCGATGTACACATCTTTGGACTTTACGCTGTAATTTTCTGCTATGAATTCATCTGGTGCAGATACTCGATAGTTCTTGCAATCATGAACAGAATCGAACCAATCAACTTTCCATTTACTACAGTACTAGTAGTGACACTTCGATAACAAATCTTCAGGACGCTGAGTTTAGCGCCGATGGTTGAATGGACAACCAGGCGAAGACATGAAAAGCAATTGACAAGTCGTCCACAAATGAACATCTGCCGTTAG belongs to Cryptococcus decagattii chromosome 12, complete sequence and includes:
- a CDS encoding U3 small nucleolar RNA-associated protein 10 — its product is MSSLAQQLQSIASLDATRLTSAYGAPSGKSYLFPPDVASSHDIDSIFDLAQSGFDELLSLDPEMEEFEEELFSEAAKRTDRMVLSKEENDNLDRTLGRCLRRLSKWIRLMAGGKCIEWLVRRFRVHEMNVDEVLRAFLPYHESPNFPRILAILTIPKTSPYYATFAPLIKNAQPIPRSYIVTSISPAKDKSLVLLGDIASMVQQAIKEDVVHHALLTFWTATMVDLLEGARHGKGANEGVVKQLVESFVTLLETPKAGEDVNAAVYPPLVLLTRTVPLADEPFLAIVSSLLTPGTGSNPSQRMLTLLVILNDRPVWSLGLGEHATENLAKVSQLGEILVAAMNKYKFEKALNIVVKSMLEKPGLHARALATVLEHESLPISVTELASTNLLQLGSSTDSEKVKAACKSLLTNLRERHPSIVDTAFLEASASLEIDAHPVDHDLVQKPTEEVAFLDVYAADISSRVAGVKSVIEMAKKGEEIESSITALEARLSDADENVLNALYEEPKALLEILPVEKYIAGVKPVFWAVSPIPRIIGLHLDFISQHLLASHPEAGKQIYESLLFPTFLSTEKRQPLTKSQALKLLNGGFKKMDKLNKIGPEIGKAREEGMKGAQRGNLVIARALADATVASSTFEIDVSFLIAQLDSTTSSARLLAYLILHSLVIALCGPRQLSTCLSILKYLSPRLAGHSLRDLKHADENVNTVYMESVYKKTEETRTTLRATVSILAAMSKVTKPGGQIVWLSGESKMKDASYTTFAQQIYLWANTAILPANVAQSLLRSLLTQLGEEALLFLSSVWTSSNSPAPLRTSALKHALAFIHAYATLPTSPAAQGQPVDFQVILPQILIALQDSDKDVRRVAVDVLRSVEGGEGMGDVYALDTVYGDRSEMTQLLKSIDRKKYIETLVEVAEEFVIDPLRLKAFHTEVLNMQSGKNRKESAHRRAIIGFLMSHVASYRAIHARLVLLSLLSDVHDTSILRSAIPLLASLLDDKSEESIWLSSTPDGQQGLYLQALMGSLKVQSISVLGEPGGEGWEFLLNLLDASKSSRFIARLRILSFKSMVGGVFSALGPQQQIEYITVLIQCIHALPTDDALDTVKVLEKLDIQPSILIELIEHLSDPLEMSVNRKRQRQDAADDDKPTQAVHELTTLVDSRNWPSIPTSASLVASLMSILSALLTKRLIIKEGIDYLEQEVLGAILALVERITDAQEIQRAHVGIEVVIKVIRASTNPRTAQRALLVASELARLIPDAVLHNVMPIFTFMGASDFQRDDAYTFGVVEKTVSRIVPVMTESLKEKAQSSLELYTESLTFLSIFTDMAGRLPRHRTLPFFVHLVKSLGASDYLAPVCMLLVDRATTKAGRNKESVSNVLELPANLAAAFHVSVKTEALGEIVQELARLIGDLSKTDKEAFLSQTISENDATDRPLRQVTYILSFLSSLLGQLRGKACSQATVQSVVRQLIVLTASTSQPVMATTDIPANLHKALASTMLLLSADNFLGVTAELLSGGSEQDIVMSLGVFAERLPLIKSEVRLRCTKIIAEILKKIGGLLAAPGATVSAALEAVKSVTKTAIAQEDGALASVLPAIVGCVGKVKESAVVVAALSLIELLIRRLAARTIPIIQSILDTSLDLIKSTKSAAAVTNRAFVTLSSVIETIPTFVSSKQLSAILITTIDYRTVEETSPSSLFTTLAKQIRTKSLFPVLIDVWKTAQEKGSDSEMKGFFEMLRLTLKNATREDLPSMLKPVFAFFLDVFDLRHRLQLKGVDTKVINDVEESAIGSFLELVTKLNEPTFKPLFIRLYDWAVIDLAEGKNVDNERLTERKIVLLHVMMGLLTKFKNLLSPYMGTLLPHIQELLPAFATGSIRSEPLWTLLLNVLGKSFEVDSGAFWTDALEIELLPQLVAQVPLFLSIAPSSQNPRPISSCLASLAGSTTAENVLRRLNTAVCLATRSDDSKARLAALDALDAIWDAQAEEMVGLVPETVSEFLAELLEDESKDVEIAARVVLAKIEKVTGSLTEYLE